The Pseudomonas viciae genomic interval GAAAATAGCTTTTTCATCAGCCAGTCACCCTTTCCGGAACCGGTTTGGTCTTCTCGAGCCTGGTGTAGAACGGCATCAGAATGAAGTAGGCGAAGTACAAGAAGGTGCAGACCTGCGACAGCAGTGTCCGGCCCGGGGTCGGAGCGAGTACGCCCAGCACGCCGAGGATCACGAACGAGATGCAGAACACCACCAGCCAGATCTTGCTCAGCCAGCCTTTGTAGCGCATCGACTTGACGGGGCTGCGGTCCAGCCACGGCAGGACGAACAGCACGGCGATGGCCGCGCCCATGGCGATGACGCCCAGCAGCTTGTCCGGAATCGCCCGCAGAATCGCGTAGAACGGCGTGAAGTACCAGACCGGGGCAATGTGCTCAGGGGTCTTGAAGGCGTTCGCCTGCTCGAAGTTCGGTTTCTCGAGGAAATAACCACCCATTTCCGGGAAGAAGAACACGATGGAGCAGAAGATGAACAGGAAGACCACCACGCCGACGATATCTTTCACGGTGTAGTACGGGTGGAAGGCGATGCCATCCAGCGGTACGCCGTTCTCATCCTTGTGCTTCTTGATGTCCACGCCATCCGGGTTGTTCGAGCCGACTTCGTGCAGCGCCAGGATGTGCAGCACCACCAGACCGAGGATCACGATCGGCAGGGCCACGACATGCAGGGCGAAGAAGCGGTTCAGGGTAATGCCGGAGATCAGGTAGTCACCACGGATCCATTGGGTCAGGTCATCACCGATGACCGGGATCGCACCGAACAGCGAGATGATCACCTGGGCACCCCAGTAGGACATCTGGCCCCATGGCAGCAGGTAGCCCATGAAGGCCTCAGCCATCAGCGCCAGGTAGATCAGCATGCCAAAGACCCACACCAACTCACGCGGTTTCTGGTACGAACCGTAGAGCAGGCCACGGAACATGTGCAGGTAGACCACGATGAAGAACGCCGAAGCGCCGGTGGAGTGCAGCAGACGCAGGATCGAGCCGTACTCGACGTCGCGCATGATGTATTCGACGGAAGCAAACGCCTCTTCCGCCGAAGGGGTGTAGCTCATGGTCAGCCAGACACCGGTAACGATCTGGTTGACCAGAACGAGCAAGGCCAGGGAGCCAAAGAAGTAGAAGAAGTTGAAGTTTTTTGGAGCGTAGTACTTGCTGAGATGGTCTTCCCACATTTTGGTCGCGGGAAAGCGCGCATCAACCCAATCCATGAATTTGCTCATCACGCTTTCTCCGTATCGACGCCGATGACAATGATGTCGTCGGTCTCATAGGAATGCGGGGGAACTGGCAGGTTCAGAGGTGCAGGCTGTGATTTGTAGACGCGACCCGCCAGGTCGTAGTGGGAGCCGTGGCAAGGGCAGAAATAACCACCGACCCAGTCCTTGCCCAGATCGGCAGGGGCCACTTCAGGACGGAACGTTGGTGAGCAACCCAGGTGCGTGCAGATCCCGATCAGCAGCAGGACTTCCGGCTTGATCGAACGCGTCTCCGGATCGACATAGGTCGGTTGCGTGGAGTTCTTGGAGGTAGGGTCAGACAGCTGGCCCTCGATCTTTTTCAGATTCCCCAGGATTTCCTCGGTACGGCGGACGATGAACACCGGCTGACCGCGCCATTCAGCAATCATCTGCTGGCCTGGCTCGATCTTGCTGACATTCACTTTCACCGGTGCACCTGCAGCTTTCGCCTTGGCACTGGGAAACCATGACCCCACGAACGGGACCGCAGCCCCCACCGCTCCTGCAGCACCCACCACGGATGTGGCTGCTACCAGGAAGCGACGCCGGCCTGCATTCACGCCGTCATTGCTCATTCAGTCCTCTCCCATCAGCTTTGTGGCCTGTTAAATCAGGCGTCTACTAAGTAAAAATCTGAACTTATAAAAATTTTGCCGAATGGTAATGAAAAGCCCCAATATTGACAAGGTAATTACCAAGCGGCCAAACCGCCAAGCCTTGTAGTATAGGGCCTCTACGGATGTGGCAAGTTGTCACAGGATAAATATTTCGCCCATAAAAAAACGCCCAGCTCCGTAAGGAACTGGGCGCTTTTTGAACGCAAAAGCGAATTAACGCTTCGAGTACTGCGGACGCTTACGCGCTTTACGCAGACCGACTTTCTTACGTTCAACTTCGCGAGCATCGCGAGTTACGAAGCCGGCTTTGCGCAGAGCACCGCGCAGAGTTTCGTCGTAATCCATCAGGGCGCGAGTGATGCCGTGGCGGATTGCGCCAGCTTGACCACTTACACCACCACCGATAACAGTGACGTAGATGTCGAATTTTTCGACGGTCTCGGTCAGTTCCAGCGGCTGACGAACTACCATGCGGGCAGTTTCGCGGCCGAAGAAGTTATCCAGGGAGCGGTTGTTGATGGAGATGTTACCAGTACCCGGACGCAGGAAAACGCGTGCGGTTGCAGTCTTGCGACGGCCAGTGCCGTAATTTTGAGTCGCCGACATAATGAACTATTCCGTTAAAACTTCAGTTCTTGGGGCTGCTGAGCAGTATGAGGGTGAGCAGCGCCCGCATAAACCTTCAGCTTACGATACATGTCGCGACCCAGTGGGTTTTTAGGCAGCATGCCTTTAACCGCGGTCTCGATCACGCGCTCAGGGGCTTTGGCGATCAGCTTTTCGAAGTTGATCGACTTGATGCCGCCAGGAAAACCGGAGTGGGAGTAGTACATTTTGTCAGTGGTTTTAGCGCCAGTAACACGTACTTGCTCAGCATTGATCACGACGATGTAGTCACCGGTGTCAACGTGAGGGGTGTACTCAGGCTTGTGCTTGCCACGCAGACGGCTCGCGATTTCGGTGGCCAGACGACCCAGGGTCTGACCAGCAGCGTCGACGACAAACCAGTCGCGCTTTACTGTTTCCGGTTTAGCAGTAAAAGTTTTCATTCTTTATAGCCTCAGGGGCCGCCCTGTAAATTAGACGGCGGATCTTACTGAATAGTGCGTACTTTGACAAGTCAAAGGCAGCCGGATACAGACGCTTTCGGGGGCTCGGGTCGGCGCGTCCGTTCAACGGCAAGATTCTTCGGCGGCGGCGCATCACTTCCACTGCAGAAAGAGGTGCGCAATTATGCAGATTGCGAAAAATATTTCAACCTGCTTTTATGATTGTTTTGCCCAAGGAGTCACCGATGGACTATCGCCAGCTAGGCCGTACCGATCTGAACGTGAGCGCCCTGTGCCTCGGAACCATGACCTGGGGTGAGCAGAACAGCGAGGCCGAGGCCTTTGCCCAGATCGAGCGCGCCAAGGGTGCCGGCATCAATTTCATCGACACTGCCGAGATGTACCCGGTACCACCGAAAGCCGAGACCTACGCCACCACCGAGCGCTACAT includes:
- a CDS encoding cytochrome b, whose translation is MSKFMDWVDARFPATKMWEDHLSKYYAPKNFNFFYFFGSLALLVLVNQIVTGVWLTMSYTPSAEEAFASVEYIMRDVEYGSILRLLHSTGASAFFIVVYLHMFRGLLYGSYQKPRELVWVFGMLIYLALMAEAFMGYLLPWGQMSYWGAQVIISLFGAIPVIGDDLTQWIRGDYLISGITLNRFFALHVVALPIVILGLVVLHILALHEVGSNNPDGVDIKKHKDENGVPLDGIAFHPYYTVKDIVGVVVFLFIFCSIVFFFPEMGGYFLEKPNFEQANAFKTPEHIAPVWYFTPFYAILRAIPDKLLGVIAMGAAIAVLFVLPWLDRSPVKSMRYKGWLSKIWLVVFCISFVILGVLGVLAPTPGRTLLSQVCTFLYFAYFILMPFYTRLEKTKPVPERVTG
- the petA gene encoding ubiquinol-cytochrome c reductase iron-sulfur subunit; translation: MSNDGVNAGRRRFLVAATSVVGAAGAVGAAVPFVGSWFPSAKAKAAGAPVKVNVSKIEPGQQMIAEWRGQPVFIVRRTEEILGNLKKIEGQLSDPTSKNSTQPTYVDPETRSIKPEVLLLIGICTHLGCSPTFRPEVAPADLGKDWVGGYFCPCHGSHYDLAGRVYKSQPAPLNLPVPPHSYETDDIIVIGVDTEKA
- the rpsI gene encoding 30S ribosomal protein S9 produces the protein MSATQNYGTGRRKTATARVFLRPGTGNISINNRSLDNFFGRETARMVVRQPLELTETVEKFDIYVTVIGGGVSGQAGAIRHGITRALMDYDETLRGALRKAGFVTRDAREVERKKVGLRKARKRPQYSKR
- the rplM gene encoding 50S ribosomal protein L13, whose protein sequence is MKTFTAKPETVKRDWFVVDAAGQTLGRLATEIASRLRGKHKPEYTPHVDTGDYIVVINAEQVRVTGAKTTDKMYYSHSGFPGGIKSINFEKLIAKAPERVIETAVKGMLPKNPLGRDMYRKLKVYAGAAHPHTAQQPQELKF